The proteins below are encoded in one region of Pleuronectes platessa chromosome 12, fPlePla1.1, whole genome shotgun sequence:
- the borcs7 gene encoding BLOC-1-related complex subunit 7, protein MASAESQPRFGQSVKGLLSDKVGSCSGDVIALTRQVLKGSRSQELLGQAARNMVIQEDAILHAEDSLRKMSIITTHLQYQQEAIQKNVEHSKNLQDQLRHLLK, encoded by the exons ATGGCGTCAGCTGAGTCGCAGCCGCGGTTCGGTCAGTCTGTCAAAGGCTTATTATCCGACAAGGTGGGCTCCTGTAGCGGTGACGTGATAGCGCTGACCCGCCAGGTACTGAAAGGATCCCGAAGTCAGGAG CTTCTTGGTCAAGCAGCAAGGAATATGGTGATTCAGGAGGATGCCATTCTTCACGCTGAGGAT AGTCTGAGAAAAATGTCCATCATTACCACACATTTACAGTACCA GCAGGAGGCTATCCAGAAGAA TGTTGAGCACTCTAAAAACCTGCAAGACCAGCTAAGACACCTGCTGAAGTGA
- the LOC128453430 gene encoding steroid 17-alpha-hydroxylase/17,20 lyase, whose amino-acid sequence MAWFLCLCAFLALAFLAVHLKLRLSMHGPQEPPHLPTLPLIGSLMSLRSQQPPHVLFKGLQGKYGQTYSLKMGSQSVIVVNQHRHAREVLLKKGKTFAGRPRTVTTDVLTRDGKDIAFGDYSATWRFHRKIVHGALSMFGEGSASIEKIISAEAQSLCSVLSEAAAAGLALDLSPELTRAVTNVICSLCFNSSYHRGDPEFEAMLDYSQGIVDTVAKDSLVDIFPWLQMFPNADLCLLKRCVSIRDKLLQKKYDEHKADYSDHVQRDLLDALLRAKRSAENNNTAEVSAESVGLSEDHLLMTVGDIFGAGVETTTTVLKWAVTYLIHHPQVQRRIQEELDSKVGWGRSPQLSDRGSLPYLEATIREVLRIRPVAPLLIPHVALSDTSIGDFTVRKGTRVIINLWSLHHDEKEWKNPEFFNPGRFLNNEGTGLIIPSSSYLPFGAGVRVCLGEALAKMELFLFLSWILQHFTLSVPSGHSLPSLEGKFGVVLQPARFKVNATPRAGSERNKC is encoded by the exons ATGGCttggtttctgtgtctgtgtgcatttttGGCTCTGGCTTTTTTAGCAGTGCACTTAAAACTCAGATTGTCCATGCATGGCCCCCAGGAGCCCCCCCACCTTCCTACACTACCCCTGATCGGCAGTTTGATGAGCCTGCGAAGCCAACAACCTCCTCATGTGCTTTTCAAAGGACTTCAAGGGAAATATGGACAGACGTACTCTCTAAAGATGGGCTCCCAGAGTGTCATTGTTGTCAACCAGCACAGACATGCTAGAGAAGTCCTGTTGAAGAAGGGAAAGACATTTGCAGGGAGACCCAGAACT GTGACAACTGATGTTCTGACCAGAGATGGGAAAGATATTGCATTTGGAGACTACAGTGCTACTTGGAGGTTCCACAGGAAAATAGTCCACGGAGCTCTCTCCATGTTTGGAGAGGGCTCTGCATCCATTGAGAAGATCA TCTCTGCAGAGGCCCAGTCTTTGTGCTCTGTCCTGTCTgaggcagcagctgctggactAGCTCTGGATCTTTCTCCTGAACTGACTCGTGCTGTCACTAACGTCATCTGTTCGCTCTGCTTCAACTCCTCCTACCACCGTGGAGACCCAGAGTTTGAGGCAATGCTGGACTACAGCCAGGGCATTGTTGACACTGTGGCAAAGGACAGCCTAGTTGACATCTTCCCGTGGTTACAG ATGTTTCCCAATGCAGACCTGTGCCTTCTAAAGCGGTGCGTTTCAATCCGAGACAAACTTCTACAGAAGAAATATGATGAACATAAG GCAGATTACAGTGACCATGTGCAGCGAGACCTACTGGACGCTCTGCTGAGAGCCAAACGCAGCGCtgagaacaacaacacagcagagGTTAGTGCAGAATCTGTGGGCCTCAGTGAAGACCATCTCCTCATgactgtgggagacatctttgGAGCCGGAGTGGAAACCACAACCACTGTACTCAAATGGGCTGTCACCTACCTCATCCATCACCCACAA GTGCAGAGACGTatccaggaggagctggacagTAAGGTGGGATGGGGGCGGTCACCCCAGCTCAGTGACAGAGGCAGTCTACCCTACCTGGAGGCCACCATAAGGGAGGTGTTACGCATCCGCCCTGTGGCTCCTCTTCTCATCCCCCATGTGGCCCTCAGTGACACCAG CATTGGGGACTTCACTGTGAGGAAAGGAACTCGAGTCATCATTAACCTGTGGTCTCTGCACCATGATGAGAAGGAATGGAAAAACCCTGAGTTCTTTAACCCTG GTCGGTTCTTAAACAATGAAGGCACAGGTCTGATCATTCCGTCGTCCAGCTACCTGCCATTTGGTGCAGGGGTCAGAGTCTGTCTGGGTGAGGCCTTGGCCAAGATggagctcttcctcttcctttcttGGATCCTACAGCACTTCACCCTCTCTGTACCATCAGGCCACTCTCTGCCCAGTCTGGAAGGCAAGTTTGGTGTGGTCCTCCAGCCAGCCAGGTTTAAGGTGAACGCCACACCTAGAGCAGGGTCGGAGAGAAACAAGTGCTAG